In the Thermoproteales archaeon genome, one interval contains:
- a CDS encoding PQQ-binding-like beta-propeller repeat protein, producing the protein MVEKRAGKLSPKLLALICVIVALIAVSAFIGWRLIQVQQELAKEQERLEKTQQELSEQQEQLKMTQQELEKLKTPYELVASLILKEKDEVVKDKKYATASKWQLSTYSALLFTPDEKYLVIADYKNRVLCVETSTGTIVWEQEFPERMGYSIMISPDGNYVYVGFRSIDGELTCVKVSSGEVVWEWKASEDLGQGNPKLYSYYWPTIYSIQASPDGKYVYIVARKMDKEGKTKVNYARVFCIDAASGEVVWKYPEENFIDSCIPHAVLSPDGKYFAFETWYYGKEWGPYKIGVLDAGSGKPAYIIDANKTIMEAFPDNPVKPAMAWHGVDFSSDGEKLVIVARNGVLVIVDHKKSVESGAPVVVKAVRFSYPLPADVVTKQGNLTKAYIYAYTGYVKCAGDRLFVFSSNTYAFGLHGSRPALDHPNASKVLVFDYALKLLWMYDMGGKVGYGFNFIGYSKDGRIIAIPVGQNWIKMSNDPSGVVVFDLSRTGTIYDKVLFRYHTEGVAIAAAVSSKGKYVAVIELPIDVAPPGSPVKIVGEYRLLLFKLNA; encoded by the coding sequence ATGGTCGAAAAACGTGCTGGCAAGCTTTCGCCTAAACTTCTAGCATTAATATGCGTCATCGTGGCTTTGATAGCAGTTTCTGCTTTTATAGGTTGGCGTTTAATTCAAGTCCAGCAGGAACTTGCCAAGGAGCAAGAGCGGCTGGAAAAGACTCAGCAAGAATTATCCGAGCAGCAAGAGCAGTTAAAGATGACTCAACAAGAACTAGAGAAACTGAAAACGCCATATGAGCTGGTTGCCTCTCTAATCTTAAAGGAGAAAGATGAAGTAGTGAAAGATAAAAAATATGCTACTGCCAGCAAATGGCAGCTCAGCACTTATTCAGCTCTACTTTTTACTCCCGATGAAAAATACTTGGTAATCGCTGATTATAAAAACAGGGTCTTATGCGTGGAAACGAGCACGGGTACAATCGTTTGGGAGCAAGAGTTCCCTGAAAGGATGGGATATTCTATAATGATAAGCCCCGATGGGAATTACGTCTATGTTGGTTTTAGAAGTATAGATGGAGAGCTCACTTGTGTAAAAGTATCTTCAGGCGAGGTTGTTTGGGAGTGGAAGGCTTCCGAGGATTTAGGGCAGGGTAATCCAAAGCTGTACAGCTATTACTGGCCGACAATATACTCAATACAAGCTAGTCCCGATGGGAAATATGTCTATATTGTAGCCAGAAAAATGGATAAGGAAGGTAAAACTAAGGTGAACTATGCTAGAGTATTTTGTATCGACGCTGCAAGCGGCGAAGTAGTGTGGAAATACCCGGAGGAAAACTTCATCGACTCGTGCATACCACATGCAGTATTAAGTCCTGACGGGAAATACTTTGCATTTGAAACATGGTATTATGGCAAAGAATGGGGGCCATATAAGATAGGCGTTCTCGACGCTGGATCGGGCAAACCCGCATATATAATCGACGCGAATAAAACAATCATGGAAGCATTTCCTGACAACCCGGTAAAGCCAGCTATGGCCTGGCACGGCGTAGACTTTTCCAGTGATGGAGAAAAGCTCGTGATAGTGGCTAGAAACGGCGTACTTGTTATAGTCGACCACAAGAAATCAGTCGAGAGCGGAGCTCCTGTAGTCGTCAAAGCTGTTAGGTTCTCATATCCATTACCTGCGGACGTCGTCACGAAACAGGGCAACCTAACTAAGGCCTATATCTACGCATACACAGGCTACGTCAAGTGCGCCGGAGATAGATTATTCGTATTTTCAAGCAACACCTACGCTTTTGGCTTGCACGGAAGTCGGCCCGCGCTTGACCACCCCAACGCGTCCAAGGTTTTAGTTTTCGACTATGCTCTCAAGCTTTTATGGATGTACGATATGGGCGGGAAAGTTGGCTATGGTTTTAATTTTATAGGTTACAGCAAGGATGGTAGGATTATAGCTATCCCTGTGGGACAGAACTGGATTAAAATGAGCAACGACCCGAGCGGTGTGGTTGTGTTTGACTTATCTCGAACCGGGACGATATACGACAAGGTGCTATTTAGATATCACACGGAAGGAGTGGCGATAGCGGCGGCAGTGAGTAGCAAAGGAAAATACGTAGCCGTAATCGAACTACCCATAGACGTAGCACCGCCAGGTTCTCCGGTGAAAATAGTTGGAGAGTACAGGCTCTTACTCTTTAAGCTGAACGCTTAA